The DNA region CGGATTTTACCTTCTTCGTGGCCATGTGTGCCTACCAAAATATGGCAGGGCAGGAGGGATTCGAACCCACAACCCTCGGATTTGGAGTCCGATGCTCTGCCGTTGGAGCTACTGCCCTGCGTTACGGCCTATTTCGCCTCGCGATGCACAGTGTGTTTCTTGTCCCAGGGACAATACTTCTTGATCTCGAGACGACCGGTCGTATTTTTCTTGTTCTTCTCGGTCGCGTAATTCTTGCGCTTGCACTCGGTGCACTGCAAGAT from Desulfovibrio sp. includes:
- the rpmG gene encoding 50S ribosomal protein L33 codes for the protein MRLNIILQCTECKRKNYATEKNKKNTTGRLEIKKYCPWDKKHTVHREAK